Proteins from one Phyllobacterium zundukense genomic window:
- a CDS encoding putative colanic acid biosynthesis acetyltransferase: MRSRYSDPTFDSTAQPLPRLGGATFAFRFRLMRLFWTICWILLAAWTPSFFYPWRSWLLRRFGARIHSTAIVRSSVKIWWPGNLIMGRYASMGPGVICYNVAEITLEDFAIVSQRSHLCTGTHDVNDPGFPLKSRPISIGSNAWIAAEAFVGPGVVISEGAVLGARGVAFSKLDPWTIYVGNPAKAVKGRNRDAAAQ, encoded by the coding sequence ATGCGATCACGCTACAGCGATCCAACATTCGACAGCACGGCGCAGCCCCTGCCGCGCCTGGGCGGTGCCACGTTTGCATTTCGCTTCCGACTGATGAGACTATTCTGGACGATCTGCTGGATATTGCTTGCAGCCTGGACGCCATCATTTTTTTATCCCTGGAGAAGCTGGCTCCTCCGGCGGTTCGGCGCTCGCATTCATTCTACCGCAATCGTGCGCAGCAGCGTGAAGATATGGTGGCCTGGAAACCTCATCATGGGACGGTACGCTTCCATGGGACCCGGTGTTATCTGTTACAACGTCGCGGAAATCACGCTCGAGGACTTCGCCATCGTGTCACAGCGTTCCCATCTGTGCACGGGCACCCACGACGTCAATGATCCAGGATTTCCGTTGAAGAGCAGGCCCATTTCAATCGGATCCAATGCCTGGATCGCAGCCGAAGCGTTTGTGGGACCCGGAGTCGTCATTAGCGAGGGAGCGGTGCTTGGTGCCAGGGGAGTCGCCTTCAGCAAGCTCGATCCATGGACGATCTACGTTGGAAATCCGGCAAAAGCTGTCAAAGGGCGCAACCGGGATGCGGCAGCTCAATGA
- a CDS encoding glycosyltransferase produces the protein MKIVHVISSIDPAQGGPQSACVRLAAAQSALGHDVHIVSYGGTEVEKRAFTSAQDVPFFALVHWHLLDDPDRMEQILCVEGSRQLRQVLKAASFVHIHGVWEPILRKAANTARSNRIPYCVQPHGMLDAWSMKQKQLKKRIALLLGYRKMLDQAKFLVTLNNDESRLLQPLRLKAPTLTIPNGIFLEEFTDLPGAGFFRERLSLAHEKRVVLFLSRLHTKKGLDILADAFKVIAASHPDVDLVVAGPDGGARESFVAQIDRLHIADRVHLIGPIYGGDKLRALVDASCFCLPSRQEGFSVAITEALACGLPAVISDACHFPEVETANAGLVVPLDPADVASAVASVLDNPEIASAMGQNGQRLVRENYTWPRIAELTIQGYAPNHDPKPLSSTSRLVAAADH, from the coding sequence ATGAAAATAGTCCATGTCATATCTTCGATCGACCCTGCCCAAGGAGGGCCGCAGAGCGCTTGCGTGCGGTTGGCTGCTGCCCAGTCAGCGCTAGGCCATGACGTTCACATCGTCAGCTATGGCGGTACCGAAGTTGAAAAGCGAGCATTCACATCTGCTCAAGATGTTCCATTCTTCGCGCTTGTTCACTGGCACTTGCTGGATGATCCGGACCGGATGGAACAGATATTGTGCGTTGAAGGTTCCCGCCAGTTGCGCCAGGTGTTGAAGGCCGCGTCGTTCGTCCACATTCACGGCGTGTGGGAGCCTATTCTCAGAAAAGCTGCAAACACGGCAAGATCGAACCGCATCCCGTACTGCGTCCAGCCACATGGTATGCTCGATGCCTGGAGTATGAAGCAAAAGCAATTGAAGAAGCGAATCGCGTTGCTTCTTGGCTATCGCAAGATGCTGGATCAGGCAAAATTTTTGGTGACGCTCAATAACGATGAGTCCCGACTGCTTCAGCCGCTTCGCCTCAAAGCACCGACTCTCACGATACCGAACGGCATATTCCTGGAAGAGTTCACTGATCTTCCGGGGGCAGGTTTTTTTCGCGAGCGGCTTTCTCTCGCTCACGAAAAGCGGGTCGTTCTCTTTCTGTCACGCCTGCATACCAAGAAGGGATTGGATATCCTCGCGGACGCTTTCAAAGTTATCGCTGCATCGCATCCAGACGTCGACCTTGTTGTGGCAGGTCCCGATGGCGGCGCCCGGGAAAGTTTTGTGGCCCAGATCGATCGACTGCATATCGCGGATCGGGTTCATTTGATCGGCCCCATCTATGGCGGAGACAAACTGCGCGCATTGGTTGATGCCAGCTGCTTTTGTCTTCCGAGCCGCCAAGAAGGTTTCAGCGTCGCCATTACAGAGGCTCTGGCCTGTGGCCTGCCAGCAGTAATTAGCGATGCGTGTCACTTTCCAGAAGTTGAAACGGCAAATGCTGGCTTGGTGGTTCCGCTTGATCCGGCCGACGTTGCTTCCGCGGTCGCAAGTGTATTGGACAATCCGGAAATCGCATCGGCCATGGGGCAGAATGGTCAACGGCTTGTTCGCGAGAATTACACATGGCCGCGCATCGCCGAATTGACGATCCAGGGATATGCTCCCAATCACGATCCAAAGCCTCTATCTAGTACAAGTAGACTTGTGGCTGCTGCGGATCATTGA
- a CDS encoding DUF1127 domain-containing protein, producing the protein MSLRNRIHKYRQYRQNLHELRSCTDRNLADLGIARTDIRRIAWMACI; encoded by the coding sequence ATGAGCCTTCGCAACCGTATTCACAAATATCGTCAGTACCGGCAGAATCTCCACGAACTGCGTTCGTGCACCGATCGCAATCTTGCTGATCTCGGCATCGCACGCACGGACATCCGGCGTATTGCCTGGATGGCCTGCATCTAA
- a CDS encoding amidase — translation MSQPVTTARDRLEERLARLTAGDKDERVFVKLYPETARREADAADRRRREGAGLGPLDGRIVSIKDLFDVAGEPTLAGSTIRRTANPAIADALIIERLRAAGVVIIGKTIMTEFAFTAVGLNPHYPTAPNAVDPDRVAGGSSIGAGISVAEDTSEISIGSDTGGSVRIPAALNGVVGFKPTAKRVPLQGAFPLSPSLDSIGPLARSVTNCAIADAVMSGEAVPVPEAISLNGLRIGVPRGQLFAEMEKPIADTFEQCLEACAKAGAIIFDSTVDDLIDALANATSIGSIAGIEASRIHAEWLHDETLDVDQRVQRPLLRRLGVSESDYIKLMQKRQALVRQMDQRISAYDLFALPTTPIAAPTIASVRDDAVYKRVETLLLRNTQVANQFDLAAISLPMPGLTLPGGLMLVARHGADRRLLAMALSVEQLLS, via the coding sequence ATGTCACAGCCAGTAACGACCGCTCGAGACAGGCTTGAGGAAAGACTGGCGCGACTGACGGCAGGCGACAAAGATGAGCGCGTCTTCGTCAAACTCTATCCCGAAACGGCGCGCCGCGAGGCTGATGCTGCCGATCGCCGCCGGCGCGAGGGGGCGGGTCTCGGACCGCTCGACGGGCGGATTGTGTCGATCAAGGATCTTTTCGATGTCGCAGGCGAACCGACCCTGGCCGGTTCGACCATCCGGCGTACGGCCAACCCGGCAATTGCCGACGCTCTCATTATTGAAAGACTACGTGCTGCCGGGGTGGTGATCATCGGCAAGACGATCATGACTGAATTTGCGTTCACCGCTGTCGGCCTGAACCCGCACTATCCGACAGCGCCGAACGCTGTCGATCCGGATCGCGTCGCCGGTGGATCGTCCATTGGCGCCGGTATATCGGTGGCGGAGGATACCAGCGAAATTTCCATAGGCTCTGATACGGGAGGGTCGGTGCGCATTCCTGCAGCGCTGAACGGAGTCGTTGGATTTAAACCGACAGCCAAGCGTGTGCCGCTGCAAGGTGCGTTTCCGTTGTCACCAAGTCTCGATTCCATCGGGCCATTGGCACGGTCGGTTACCAATTGCGCGATCGCCGATGCTGTTATGAGCGGGGAGGCGGTTCCGGTCCCTGAGGCGATTTCGCTGAATGGACTGCGGATAGGTGTACCGCGAGGGCAATTGTTTGCGGAGATGGAAAAGCCGATTGCCGATACCTTCGAACAATGCCTGGAGGCTTGCGCAAAAGCGGGAGCGATCATTTTCGATTCTACGGTAGATGATCTGATCGATGCGTTGGCCAATGCGACGTCGATCGGTTCTATCGCCGGCATTGAAGCCAGCCGGATTCATGCTGAGTGGTTGCATGATGAGACGCTCGACGTTGATCAGCGCGTCCAGCGTCCGCTCTTGCGTCGTCTTGGTGTTTCCGAATCCGATTATATTAAGCTGATGCAGAAGCGACAGGCGCTGGTGCGGCAGATGGATCAACGTATTTCCGCTTATGATCTCTTCGCCTTGCCGACAACACCTATTGCCGCGCCAACGATCGCCTCGGTGAGGGACGACGCCGTTTACAAGCGGGTTGAGACGCTGCTCCTGCGCAACACACAGGTCGCCAATCAGTTCGATCTTGCTGCGATCAGTCTGCCAATGCCGGGCCTGACTTTGCCGGGCGGACTGATGCTTGTCGCTCGACATGGCGCAGACAGACGGCTGCTGGCCATGGCGCTGTCCGTGGAACAGCTTCTATCTTGA
- a CDS encoding response regulator transcription factor: MSVTVARMGTDLIQQGSPVDGGSKFRGGIFIHAEAGVVFQGLMQSLERTFPDIQVSLSNNVGDTGTPDPDVGLVLLHADFASDVVDCIARCKMRFPNASVTLMIDEHSPSTQELTGLFDSKTIQGLLPFSLKLDVWLAVVWLLLNGGDYYPSTIIRSMEKSPNVSGKVPQLYSQADNASSRAWPVKTLTLREHEILQLLSEGLQNKIIADRLTLSIHTVKVHVHNLIRKLRAHNRTQATAIYRNSMNHHGMKPFDTTVVH, encoded by the coding sequence ATGAGTGTAACAGTTGCGCGTATGGGAACTGACCTTATTCAGCAAGGATCCCCGGTTGACGGCGGATCGAAATTCCGTGGCGGTATATTTATTCATGCCGAAGCCGGAGTTGTTTTCCAGGGGTTGATGCAATCTCTCGAAAGAACATTCCCGGATATTCAGGTCAGCCTCTCAAATAACGTTGGGGACACGGGCACACCCGATCCCGATGTGGGCCTTGTGCTGCTTCACGCCGACTTTGCTTCCGACGTCGTCGACTGCATTGCACGGTGCAAGATGCGCTTCCCGAATGCATCGGTTACGCTGATGATCGATGAGCACAGTCCTTCCACTCAGGAACTCACCGGCCTTTTTGACAGCAAGACAATCCAGGGCCTTCTGCCCTTTAGCTTGAAACTTGATGTTTGGCTCGCGGTCGTCTGGCTATTGCTTAACGGGGGCGATTATTATCCCTCCACCATCATCCGTTCGATGGAAAAGTCACCCAACGTGTCTGGTAAGGTACCGCAGCTCTACAGTCAGGCAGATAATGCTTCCAGCCGGGCATGGCCCGTCAAGACACTGACATTGCGCGAACACGAGATCCTGCAGCTTTTATCGGAAGGCCTGCAGAACAAGATCATTGCAGATCGCCTGACACTCTCGATCCACACGGTCAAGGTTCATGTGCACAATCTGATCCGCAAGTTGCGGGCGCATAACCGCACACAAGCGACGGCGATCTATCGCAACAGCATGAACCATCATGGAATGAAACCGTTCGACACAACAGTTGTGCACTAA
- a CDS encoding TfuA-like protein: MKILFAGPSLSGTEFVPVRGGEDRVLPEYGLTCRGPAKCGDITHAVDQGFRVIAVVDGRFEDVAAVWHKEILYALSRGATVYGAASMGALRAAECHPFGMIGIGDVFERYAFGGLEDDAAVAQVHAPAEFGYIAFSEAMVTIDATLDAALAAGTIDAGEYTLIRARADAVFFKERTWRRIFEVVAPDIDRAAERLKPHIRNIKREDAAVLLDVLLERKSAKPVTELQPDFAGWQFNETTQWSKLRV; this comes from the coding sequence ATGAAGATCCTGTTTGCGGGCCCAAGCCTTTCCGGAACTGAATTTGTACCTGTGCGAGGCGGTGAAGACCGCGTGCTGCCTGAATATGGGTTGACCTGCCGCGGTCCGGCCAAATGCGGTGATATCACCCATGCGGTAGATCAAGGCTTTCGCGTCATCGCAGTGGTCGACGGGCGGTTCGAAGACGTTGCCGCGGTCTGGCACAAGGAGATTCTCTACGCGCTGTCGCGCGGAGCCACCGTTTACGGCGCGGCCAGCATGGGCGCCCTGCGCGCTGCCGAGTGCCATCCGTTTGGCATGATCGGCATTGGCGACGTGTTCGAGCGCTATGCCTTTGGCGGCCTGGAAGACGATGCGGCCGTCGCGCAGGTTCATGCGCCGGCCGAATTCGGCTACATCGCCTTCAGCGAAGCCATGGTGACCATCGACGCGACGCTCGATGCGGCGCTTGCCGCCGGAACAATCGATGCCGGGGAATACACTCTCATTCGCGCGCGCGCCGATGCCGTGTTTTTCAAGGAACGGACCTGGCGGCGGATATTCGAGGTTGTCGCGCCCGACATCGATCGCGCGGCCGAACGATTGAAACCACATATCCGCAATATCAAGCGTGAAGATGCCGCGGTGCTGCTCGACGTTCTTCTGGAGCGTAAAAGCGCTAAACCGGTCACAGAGCTGCAGCCTGATTTCGCCGGATGGCAATTCAACGAAACCACGCAGTGGAGCAAGCTTCGGGTCTGA
- a CDS encoding YdcF family protein, protein MTRAQTHPGWTIRRARKRSRKWFFAGLGLAAVLAISTAPLALFLADPLLTIRDPIGKVDMIVVLGGDGPSRATRAAGLWQTGVAPRVLVSGDGDCYWIREAMVDQGVDRSAIAIECQSGTTWENALFSSPILKQMNVRSAALVTSWYHSRRAMASFEAASADIRWMSVPVEPRQPLEKIAFGPDGIQIMKEYPKTVWYAIRHSLGLESTRIPAPFPSREART, encoded by the coding sequence ATGACGCGCGCCCAAACCCATCCCGGATGGACGATTCGGCGCGCTCGCAAGCGATCGCGCAAGTGGTTCTTCGCCGGACTTGGTCTCGCTGCGGTGCTGGCGATATCCACCGCCCCCTTGGCGCTTTTCCTGGCTGATCCGCTCCTGACGATTCGTGATCCAATCGGCAAGGTCGACATGATCGTCGTTCTTGGGGGAGATGGTCCTTCACGGGCCACCAGAGCTGCAGGCTTGTGGCAAACGGGTGTCGCGCCAAGGGTCTTGGTCAGCGGCGACGGCGACTGTTACTGGATACGCGAAGCAATGGTCGACCAAGGTGTCGACCGAAGCGCCATTGCCATCGAGTGCCAGTCGGGGACGACTTGGGAGAATGCGCTTTTCTCATCACCGATCCTCAAGCAAATGAATGTACGGAGCGCCGCTCTCGTGACGAGCTGGTATCACTCACGCCGAGCTATGGCGAGTTTTGAGGCCGCGTCCGCAGATATTCGCTGGATGTCGGTTCCAGTGGAGCCGCGTCAGCCACTCGAGAAGATCGCATTCGGCCCCGATGGAATTCAGATCATGAAAGAGTATCCAAAGACGGTCTGGTACGCCATTCGCCATTCTCTCGGCTTGGAATCCACCCGCATCCCTGCCCCATTTCCTTCGCGGGAGGCGAGAACATGA
- a CDS encoding MraY family glycosyltransferase produces the protein MFVWITNCLAAMAVSALLIVVLKKVSHACSLVDYPDRRKLHDGVVPLCGGIAIFAAFAMVMLVQGNEPLLSLNFWVGLLITIIVGVIDDRNELSATKRLAAQFVAAIILVNPLSGSTIVTGIALPPALLDISFLLLTVVAILFVVGLINSWNMIDGIDGLAGGSAAVALFWLAVVAGWKGAGELVLPIVVLLAAVSGFLAFNMRSPWIARAKIFLGDAGSTTLGAAIAYLIIRLSTNTHIAFSVLLWIVAIPVIDTLSLIVRRLYAGRSPLAADRSHLHHLLLDRSISPRTTTNIILAASALCGAIGCFGIIIEASNYLMTVALLIPLAAHSAFVFLSSETGTDWVQQSRSVAVAQLNPMPPTPIRAEIVHTPQPPSANNNAGMFSDAV, from the coding sequence TTGTTTGTTTGGATCACCAATTGTCTCGCAGCTATGGCAGTCAGTGCCTTGCTGATCGTTGTTTTGAAGAAGGTGTCGCACGCGTGTTCTCTCGTCGATTATCCGGACAGGAGAAAACTGCATGATGGCGTCGTGCCGCTTTGTGGCGGTATCGCGATATTCGCCGCCTTCGCAATGGTCATGCTCGTTCAGGGGAACGAGCCACTACTATCCCTGAACTTTTGGGTCGGCCTCCTCATCACGATTATCGTGGGCGTGATCGACGATCGTAATGAACTCTCGGCAACGAAGCGTCTCGCCGCGCAATTTGTTGCAGCAATTATACTGGTCAATCCGCTGTCAGGGTCGACCATTGTGACCGGAATCGCACTTCCGCCTGCCCTTCTCGACATATCCTTCCTGCTCCTTACGGTCGTGGCTATTTTGTTCGTAGTAGGCCTGATCAATTCCTGGAACATGATCGATGGCATAGATGGTTTGGCAGGCGGGAGTGCGGCCGTGGCTCTTTTCTGGCTTGCGGTCGTCGCCGGATGGAAAGGCGCTGGCGAGCTGGTGCTGCCGATCGTCGTGCTGTTGGCTGCAGTCAGCGGGTTCCTTGCATTCAATATGCGCAGCCCCTGGATCGCGCGTGCCAAAATATTTCTGGGAGATGCCGGCAGCACGACGCTAGGCGCTGCAATCGCCTATCTGATAATCCGTTTGTCGACCAATACCCACATTGCGTTTTCCGTACTCCTGTGGATCGTCGCAATTCCCGTGATCGATACGCTCAGCCTGATTGTCCGGCGGCTTTATGCAGGGCGCAGCCCGTTGGCGGCCGATCGCTCGCACCTTCATCATCTCTTGCTCGACAGGTCGATTTCCCCACGGACGACGACCAATATCATTCTTGCAGCATCGGCGCTCTGCGGTGCGATCGGATGCTTTGGCATCATTATCGAAGCTTCGAACTATCTGATGACGGTGGCCTTGCTGATACCACTCGCAGCGCATTCCGCCTTCGTGTTTCTCTCGAGCGAGACGGGCACGGATTGGGTTCAGCAGTCGCGTTCAGTGGCGGTCGCCCAGTTGAACCCGATGCCGCCGACTCCAATTCGCGCCGAAATCGTTCATACGCCTCAGCCCCCTAGTGCCAACAACAACGCCGGCATGTTCTCAGATGCCGTTTAA
- a CDS encoding YcaO-like family protein codes for MKPLAEVPVLDRLAADEANLRSAFRPGEPSSTRLIDADETVNRLRPHFPRLGIVRMAEVTGLDRIGIPVWMAVRPNSRTLAVSQGKGISAAHARASAVMEAAEIAIAEDVPLASFAASRRELRDAGHDVFDGRMLLMRGADEAGADENDYWLEGFDLLKQKPVFVPRELVSLDFTSARQSWHYCQSTDGLASGNCLLEAVIHGLCERVERDATELWRFQRDAGVQAHCVDPAVFGDSGIDWLAERIATANFVLRLFNVTSDIGLPVFMATISPATQHGTYLHFDLAAGYGCHLSPCVAAMRAITEAAQTRITNISGARDDFDPSEYAQRLAPDLGVYIHAEPAGHWRFDEPEPADRASLETYLEPLRRRGIGSVVVVPMGGEDYGMSVCRVLVNELESPAGIRKHRFGGRALNAMLRQ; via the coding sequence ATGAAACCATTGGCCGAGGTACCGGTTCTTGACCGGCTGGCGGCAGACGAAGCGAACCTTCGTTCTGCTTTCCGTCCAGGAGAACCGTCATCGACAAGACTGATCGATGCGGACGAAACCGTGAACCGGTTGCGGCCGCACTTTCCGCGTTTGGGCATCGTCCGGATGGCAGAGGTGACCGGCCTCGACCGGATCGGCATTCCCGTGTGGATGGCCGTGCGGCCCAATAGCCGGACATTGGCCGTCAGCCAGGGCAAAGGCATCAGTGCCGCGCATGCCCGCGCTTCCGCTGTGATGGAGGCGGCCGAAATCGCCATTGCGGAAGATGTTCCGCTCGCTTCCTTTGCCGCCAGCCGCCGCGAGCTACGTGACGCCGGCCACGATGTTTTTGATGGGCGCATGCTGTTGATGCGTGGCGCGGACGAGGCCGGAGCCGATGAGAACGATTATTGGCTCGAAGGCTTCGACCTTTTGAAACAAAAGCCGGTTTTTGTGCCGCGCGAACTGGTTTCGCTCGATTTCACGTCGGCGCGGCAGTCCTGGCATTATTGCCAATCGACCGATGGCCTTGCCTCGGGCAATTGCCTGCTGGAAGCAGTCATTCACGGATTGTGCGAGCGTGTCGAACGCGATGCGACGGAGTTATGGCGCTTTCAACGCGACGCAGGTGTGCAGGCGCATTGCGTCGATCCGGCGGTTTTCGGAGATAGCGGCATTGACTGGCTGGCGGAGCGGATCGCCACGGCAAACTTTGTCTTGCGGCTGTTCAACGTAACGTCGGATATTGGCCTGCCGGTGTTCATGGCGACGATCAGCCCGGCGACACAGCATGGCACTTATCTGCATTTCGATCTGGCCGCTGGTTATGGTTGCCATTTGTCGCCGTGCGTTGCAGCTATGCGGGCTATAACCGAGGCAGCCCAGACACGAATCACCAATATTTCCGGTGCACGCGATGATTTCGACCCATCCGAATATGCGCAGCGCCTTGCGCCGGATCTCGGCGTCTATATCCACGCCGAACCGGCCGGTCACTGGCGGTTTGACGAGCCAGAACCCGCGGACCGCGCCAGCCTCGAAACCTATCTCGAACCCTTGCGCCGGCGCGGTATTGGCAGCGTCGTTGTCGTTCCCATGGGCGGCGAGGATTACGGAATGTCAGTCTGCCGTGTTTTGGTCAACGAGCTGGAAAGTCCGGCCGGTATCCGCAAGCATCGCTTTGGCGGCCGTGCGCTCAACGCCATGCTTCGGCAATAG
- a CDS encoding BTAD domain-containing putative transcriptional regulator, whose translation MKLAVFGEATVSLGGQLVPRVPANFLRIIVYLLLESPNHSVSRGKLAQVFWSDTDQAHASMNLRQSLARIRKFQEQYGLNLVQGDATYVYLNLSQVRAELLSIDLLEYLEFAQLGDIESVLSLAGLYTGDLLAHNEPQNSDFDEWLDVQRVKLRDDLITTLLRMVNQPVGVSIDEKRQCARKLIEIDPYQEVGYRTLMQTASQLGLIAKVERTFRECAKKLRDDLDVDPEEETIELYQKLLPKLSPATTRALILPQPAPPLVANGVEIQTPQSILATTQLEQNKRAGLPRVMVLYMPHNAADPMEQLAASLVDDITIGLCRLRTLSVVAPYTSKRVVSESPIDSFEGLNAQFGVNYAVDSKIVRRDGFCFLSVKLVDVATQEIVWAEKQKFDYVLPEQQYRQLSIRIILSVVSVIEKSELDRYNKLYQDPNAYYWYLIGKKEIDKFDLPKLHQSRQAFKNALTASPDFVPALSGIARTMQKEWLMRARSEKDILLEGEQIAKRAAPADPDDERPLRELGTISMYLGKFDDSLEYFDQGESINPQHADLLADYADALNHYGYLELSFEKIEQAIALNPLAPDYYYWVGAGTLHDLDRYSEAIDFIQRMQNPRVAARPMAACWAMLGEKEKAFECRDQALEDNPNFRIDDWIKGMCLRVPEQRQKYEDSLREAGFQ comes from the coding sequence ATGAAGCTGGCGGTTTTTGGAGAGGCAACTGTTAGTCTGGGCGGGCAACTCGTCCCGCGCGTACCTGCGAACTTTCTTCGTATAATAGTCTATCTGCTTCTCGAGAGTCCCAATCATTCTGTTTCCCGCGGCAAGCTTGCTCAGGTTTTCTGGTCCGATACGGATCAGGCCCATGCTTCCATGAATTTGCGCCAGAGCCTGGCGCGCATCCGCAAATTCCAGGAACAGTACGGCCTCAACCTTGTCCAGGGTGACGCCACATATGTCTATCTTAACCTGTCGCAGGTGAGGGCAGAACTGCTCAGCATCGATCTCCTTGAATATCTGGAATTTGCGCAGTTGGGCGACATAGAGTCTGTCCTCAGTCTCGCCGGCCTTTATACTGGCGACCTGCTCGCGCATAACGAGCCGCAGAACTCCGATTTCGACGAATGGCTGGACGTTCAGCGCGTCAAGCTGCGCGATGATCTGATCACGACACTCTTGAGGATGGTCAACCAGCCGGTTGGGGTCAGCATCGATGAAAAGCGTCAATGCGCCCGCAAGCTGATCGAGATCGATCCCTATCAGGAGGTCGGCTATCGCACTTTGATGCAGACCGCATCGCAACTGGGTCTGATCGCGAAGGTGGAACGCACGTTCCGCGAATGCGCCAAGAAGCTCCGTGACGATCTCGATGTCGATCCGGAAGAAGAGACGATCGAGCTTTACCAGAAACTGCTGCCGAAGCTTTCACCAGCGACAACGCGAGCCCTTATCCTGCCGCAGCCGGCTCCTCCGCTCGTTGCCAATGGCGTGGAAATCCAGACCCCGCAATCGATCCTGGCGACGACCCAGCTTGAGCAGAACAAAAGGGCTGGTCTGCCGCGAGTCATGGTCCTTTATATGCCGCACAATGCAGCGGATCCCATGGAGCAGCTTGCAGCCTCGCTCGTAGACGATATTACCATCGGGCTTTGCCGTCTGCGTACGCTGTCGGTTGTTGCGCCCTATACATCGAAGAGGGTCGTCTCCGAATCTCCCATTGACAGTTTCGAAGGGCTGAATGCGCAATTCGGAGTCAACTATGCCGTCGACAGCAAGATCGTGCGCCGCGACGGTTTCTGTTTCCTGTCGGTGAAATTGGTCGATGTTGCTACGCAGGAAATCGTCTGGGCCGAAAAACAGAAGTTCGATTATGTCCTGCCCGAGCAGCAGTACCGCCAGTTGTCGATCCGCATCATACTCTCCGTTGTTTCGGTCATCGAGAAATCCGAACTTGACCGCTACAACAAGCTTTACCAGGACCCGAATGCTTACTACTGGTATCTCATCGGCAAGAAGGAAATAGACAAGTTCGACCTTCCAAAATTGCATCAATCGCGCCAGGCGTTCAAGAATGCCCTGACGGCTTCGCCAGATTTCGTGCCGGCTCTAAGTGGCATCGCGCGAACGATGCAGAAGGAATGGTTGATGCGTGCTCGAAGCGAGAAGGATATCCTCCTTGAGGGTGAGCAGATCGCCAAGCGTGCCGCACCGGCCGACCCAGATGATGAGCGGCCTTTGCGCGAACTTGGCACCATCAGCATGTATCTTGGTAAATTCGACGACAGTCTCGAATATTTCGACCAGGGCGAGTCCATTAATCCGCAGCATGCCGATCTCCTTGCCGACTATGCTGATGCACTTAACCACTACGGCTATCTTGAGCTTTCATTTGAGAAGATTGAGCAGGCCATCGCTTTGAATCCGTTAGCCCCTGACTACTATTATTGGGTAGGCGCGGGCACACTTCACGACCTCGATCGGTATTCTGAGGCCATCGACTTTATACAGCGCATGCAGAACCCGCGCGTTGCTGCGCGTCCTATGGCAGCCTGCTGGGCCATGCTTGGCGAAAAAGAGAAAGCGTTCGAATGCAGAGATCAAGCACTAGAGGACAATCCAAACTTTAGAATTGATGACTGGATCAAGGGCATGTGCCTGAGAGTCCCGGAACAGCGTCAGAAATACGAAGACTCGCTCCGTGAAGCAGGGTTTCAATAA
- a CDS encoding response regulator transcription factor, which produces MSGTTPDHIHYAAKLEGDSKFKSGIFIYAESGVVFQGLVQSLERTFPDIDVHLSSKFVEYEKFDEDVGLVLIHSGFVADVTECIARFKKRFPSASITMMIDENSAGLQELNSLFDNRQVQGLLPFSLKLDIWLAVIWLLLNGGEYYPSAIIRSIEKNSNMAGGQAHAFGNQGKNSSGVVKQIKTLTLRETQILELLSEGLQNKIIADRLTLSEHTVKVHVHNLIRKLRVHNRTQAAAVYRNSMDQEAYQPPFKAYGTGMGRVDGSIEMARAV; this is translated from the coding sequence ATGAGCGGAACAACACCTGATCATATTCATTATGCAGCAAAGCTTGAAGGCGACTCAAAGTTCAAAAGTGGCATATTCATCTATGCCGAATCGGGAGTGGTATTTCAGGGCCTGGTTCAATCCCTGGAGAGAACATTTCCCGACATTGATGTTCACCTGTCCAGCAAATTCGTCGAGTACGAAAAGTTTGATGAAGATGTCGGCCTCGTGCTTATTCACAGCGGCTTTGTCGCCGATGTAACCGAGTGCATCGCACGTTTCAAAAAGCGCTTTCCCAGCGCATCGATCACAATGATGATCGATGAAAACAGCGCCGGTTTACAAGAGTTGAACAGCCTGTTCGATAACCGGCAGGTCCAGGGACTTCTCCCCTTCAGTCTCAAACTCGATATCTGGCTGGCGGTGATCTGGCTGCTGCTGAATGGCGGTGAATATTATCCTTCGGCGATTATCCGTTCAATCGAGAAGAATTCGAACATGGCCGGTGGCCAGGCACATGCGTTCGGCAACCAAGGAAAAAACAGTTCGGGCGTCGTCAAGCAGATCAAGACCCTGACGCTCCGCGAAACTCAGATATTGGAACTCCTGTCGGAAGGCCTGCAGAACAAAATCATTGCGGATCGCCTGACATTGTCCGAACACACCGTCAAGGTTCATGTGCACAATCTTATTCGCAAGCTTCGGGTTCACAATCGCACCCAAGCCGCAGCGGTATACCGGAACAGCATGGATCAGGAGGCGTACCAGCCCCCTTTTAAAGCGTACGGTACGGGCATGGGTCGCGTGGACGGCTCGATTGAGATGGCCCGGGCCGTATAA